From one Dermacentor silvarum isolate Dsil-2018 chromosome 3, BIME_Dsil_1.4, whole genome shotgun sequence genomic stretch:
- the LOC119444383 gene encoding shematrin-like protein 2, with amino-acid sequence MSLVSPVAEAGGLGYGGAGYGGRGYGGLGYGGLGYGGLGYGGGLGGGLGGVGGGVGGVGVGSSVALLSGGPAFAKAVAGPAFVVRTVHHVNKVSGGGALVAHSGLGSGYGGAYGGYGGGYGGYGGGYGGYGGGYGGYGGGYGGYKGGYKG; translated from the exons ATGTCCCTGGTCTCCCCAGTGGCTGAAGCTGGGGGACTAGGCTACGGCGGCGCTGGTTACGGAGGCCGAGGATACGGTGGCCTAGGATACGGTGGCCTAGGATACGGTGGTCTAGGATACG GTGGCGGCCTAGGTGGTGGCTTGGGCGGCGTCGGCGGTGGTGTAGGCGGTGTAGGTGTCGGCAGCAGTGTTGCTCTTCTTAGCGGTGGACCTGCGTTTGCGAAGGCCGTGGCCGGACCAGCGTTCGTGGTGAGGACGGTTCACCACGTCAACAAAGTCAGCGGTGGAGGAGCTCTTGTTGCCCACTCTGGCCTCGGAAGCGGATACGGCGGCGCCTACGGAGGCTACGGAGGTGGTTATGGTGGATACGGTGGCGGCTACGGAGGCTACGGAGGTGGTTATGGTGGATATGGCGGCGGCTATGGTGGCTACAAAGGTGGTTACAAAGGCTAA